The following are encoded together in the Terriglobia bacterium genome:
- a CDS encoding RluA family pseudouridine synthase, producing MGREMLVAGPDDAGKSVQQLLHDRLRVPHSRARGLILAGGVRRNGEVVSSPGARVSRGDRIEATADAATARTAPRRAHRAHGYRIVHEERDFVVVDKEAGLITVPSPSHRGESLIEMLTDLYRKRGFRHPAVHAVHRIDRFTSGLVVAARPGPAFAALRAQFASGRPDRVYLAVAEGRFERDLGRLEHRLAEHPVSLKVHPVPLERAGRKAVSRFRVLERFSGATLLEVRLETGRRNQIRVQLAAEGHPLLGDVAYGRRSTLIGRTALHAHRLAFDHPTGGPRLAFDAPPPADFRRLLTALRRGGEH from the coding sequence ATGGGGCGCGAGATGCTGGTCGCGGGGCCTGACGACGCCGGAAAGAGCGTCCAGCAGCTCCTGCACGACCGGCTCCGGGTCCCGCATTCCCGCGCGAGAGGGCTCATCCTCGCGGGCGGCGTCCGCCGGAACGGGGAGGTCGTCTCGAGTCCGGGAGCTCGCGTGTCCCGCGGCGACCGGATCGAGGCCACCGCCGATGCGGCGACCGCGCGCACGGCGCCCCGGCGGGCCCACCGCGCTCACGGCTACCGGATCGTGCACGAGGAGCGGGACTTCGTGGTGGTGGACAAGGAGGCAGGCCTCATCACCGTCCCGTCCCCTTCCCACCGCGGCGAGTCGCTCATCGAGATGCTGACCGACCTGTACCGGAAGCGGGGCTTCCGCCATCCGGCGGTGCATGCGGTCCACCGGATCGATCGATTCACTTCCGGCCTCGTGGTCGCGGCCCGCCCCGGACCCGCGTTCGCCGCCCTCCGGGCCCAGTTCGCGTCGGGCCGCCCCGACCGGGTCTACCTTGCCGTGGCCGAGGGGCGGTTCGAGCGCGACCTTGGGCGGCTCGAGCACCGGTTGGCCGAGCACCCGGTCAGCCTCAAGGTCCACCCGGTTCCCCTCGAGCGCGCCGGGAGGAAGGCGGTCTCGCGTTTCCGCGTCCTCGAGCGATTCTCTGGCGCGACGCTGCTCGAGGTGAGGCTCGAGACCGGACGCAGGAACCAGATTCGCGTCCAGCTCGCCGCCGAGGGGCACCCGCTCTTGGGGGACGTGGCTTACGGCCGGCGATCGACCCTGATCGGCCGGACCGCGCTCCACGCGCACCGGCTCGCGTTCGACCACCCCACGGGCGGTCCCAGGCTCGCGTTCGACGCGCCCCCTCCCGCCGATTTTCGGCGGCTCCTGACCGCGCTCCGTCGCGGAGGGGAGCACTAG